One Nocardioides oleivorans DNA segment encodes these proteins:
- a CDS encoding dioxygenase: MTDSMPALYIGHGAPPLLDDPIWSGQLAAWAKDLPRPKAILIVSAHWESAPVSLTASGAPLVYDFGGFAPKYYQMTYETPDATALAQRVAAMMPTGEPVHQHVSRGLDHGAWVPLKIMYPEADIPVLQMSLPTDDPHRLMRLGERLRPLREEGVLIIGSGFLTHGLPFLKEFRIDAAAPGWSTDFDLWAAEALARGDVDTLSDYRAKAPGMPYAHPTVEHYTPLFVTLGAATAADVPGIQVIDGYWMGLSKRSLQVA; encoded by the coding sequence ATGACTGACTCCATGCCTGCGCTCTACATCGGCCATGGCGCGCCGCCGCTGCTCGACGACCCGATCTGGTCGGGGCAGCTGGCCGCCTGGGCGAAGGACCTTCCCCGCCCCAAGGCGATCCTCATCGTCTCCGCGCACTGGGAGTCGGCCCCCGTGAGCCTGACGGCCAGCGGTGCGCCGCTGGTCTACGACTTCGGCGGGTTCGCGCCGAAGTACTACCAGATGACCTACGAGACGCCCGACGCCACGGCGCTGGCGCAGCGGGTCGCGGCGATGATGCCGACCGGCGAGCCCGTGCACCAGCACGTCTCGCGCGGCCTCGACCACGGCGCCTGGGTGCCGCTGAAGATCATGTACCCCGAGGCCGACATCCCGGTCCTGCAGATGTCGCTGCCCACCGACGACCCGCACCGGCTGATGAGGCTCGGCGAGCGGCTGCGTCCGCTCCGCGAGGAGGGCGTGCTCATCATCGGCTCCGGCTTCCTCACCCACGGCCTGCCGTTCCTCAAGGAGTTCCGCATCGACGCGGCCGCTCCGGGGTGGTCCACGGACTTCGACCTCTGGGCGGCCGAGGCGCTCGCCCGCGGTGACGTGGACACCCTGTCGGACTACCGGGCGAAGGCGCCCGGCATGCCGTACGCCCACCCGACCGTCGAGCACTACACGCCGCTGTTCGTGACGCTGGGCGCCGCGACCGCCGCCGACGTACCCGGCATCCAGGTGATCGACGGCTACTGGATGGGCCTGTCCAAGCGGTCCCTGCAGGTGGCCTGA
- a CDS encoding uracil-DNA glycosylase, giving the protein MSSLTGLVDSGRMAADWAAALEPVDDQVAAMGRFLRDEEAAGRGYQPGAERIFRAFERPLADVRVLVVGQDPYPNPSHPIGLSFAVERHVWPLPPSLLNIYVELRDDLGIVPPRHGDLSAWADQGVMLLNRSLTVRPGDSNSHQGKGWEAVTERAITALAERGGPCVAILWGSHAKNLKPLLGSIPWVESVHPSPLSARRGFFGSKPFSQVNRLLEEQGAAPVDWTLPAYDDVPPR; this is encoded by the coding sequence ATGAGCTCCTTGACGGGACTGGTCGACTCGGGTCGGATGGCGGCGGACTGGGCCGCCGCGCTGGAGCCGGTCGACGACCAGGTCGCCGCGATGGGCCGATTCCTCCGCGACGAGGAGGCCGCCGGTCGCGGCTACCAGCCCGGCGCCGAGCGGATCTTCCGGGCGTTCGAGCGCCCGCTCGCCGACGTCCGCGTCCTGGTGGTCGGGCAGGACCCCTACCCGAACCCGTCGCACCCGATCGGGCTGAGCTTCGCCGTCGAGCGGCACGTGTGGCCGCTCCCGCCGAGCCTGCTCAACATCTACGTCGAGCTCCGCGACGACCTCGGCATCGTGCCGCCCAGGCACGGCGACCTCTCCGCGTGGGCCGACCAGGGCGTGATGCTGCTCAACAGGTCGCTCACCGTCCGGCCCGGCGACTCCAACAGCCACCAGGGCAAGGGCTGGGAGGCCGTCACCGAGCGCGCGATCACCGCCCTCGCCGAGCGCGGCGGACCGTGCGTGGCGATCCTCTGGGGCAGCCACGCGAAGAACCTCAAGCCGTTGCTCGGGTCGATCCCGTGGGTCGAGTCGGTGCACCCCTCCCCGCTCAGCGCGCGGCGCGGCTTCTTCGGGTCGAAGCCCTTCAGCCAGGTCAACCGGCTGCTCGAGGAGCAGGGTGCCGCGCCCGTCGACTGGACGCTGCCGGCCTACGACGACGTACCTCCACGCTGA